A window of the Virgibacillus pantothenticus genome harbors these coding sequences:
- a CDS encoding ThiF family adenylyltransferase, translated as MIVGLGGLGTWVLQSLIMIGFQSFILVDKDKVEKSNLNRQLFFGIADEGLSRVEVMKNEMNKKYPRIPALRALLHASLHKSRIQVVTSSLE; from the coding sequence ATGATTGTGGGTCTTGGTGGCTTGGGAACATGGGTGTTACAATCTTTGATTATGATCGGCTTCCAATCGTTTATACTAGTGGATAAAGATAAGGTGGAAAAATCTAATTTGAACAGACAATTATTTTTTGGAATAGCAGATGAAGGATTATCAAGGGTAGAGGTAATGAAGAATGAGATGAATAAAAAATACCCTCGTATTCCTGCCTTACGTGCCCTACTACATGCTTCTTTGCATAAATCAAGAATACAAGTAGTCACATCTTCTTTGGAATAA
- a CDS encoding IS3 family transposase, translated as METLHEKVDGIFGYRQMTLHMNKKFEEKLNHKRTYRLMKVA; from the coding sequence ATGGAAACTCTCCATGAAAAAGTAGATGGTATATTTGGTTATCGTCAAATGACCCTTCACATGAATAAGAAGTTTGAGGAGAAACTCAATCATAAAAGAACCTATCGGTTGATGAAAGTGGCTTGA
- a CDS encoding IS3 family transposase produces MSGGRCIDNGPMESFFGTLKCEKYYLHTYKTFEELTNAINEYIHFYNYERYQKRLNGLSPMEYRAKAA; encoded by the coding sequence ATGAGTGGGGGTCGGTGTATTGATAATGGACCAATGGAGTCTTTTTTTGGGACACTGAAATGTGAGAAGTATTATTTACATACATATAAAACATTTGAGGAACTTACTAATGCAATAAATGAGTACATCCATTTTTATAATTATGAAAGGTATCAAAAAAGATTAAACGGCCTTAGCCCTATGGAATATAGAGCTAAAGCCGCTTAA
- a CDS encoding DNA cytosine methyltransferase, translated as MKWKNTEEKHDTGLKIGSLFDGIGVFPLAAPRYGIIPTWASEIEKAPVSITKRHFPTMLHLGDITKIDGGEIPPVHIITLS; from the coding sequence GTGAAGTGGAAAAATACGGAAGAAAAACATGATACAGGATTAAAAATAGGAAGTTTATTTGATGGAATCGGGGTATTTCCTCTCGCTGCTCCCCGTTATGGAATTATACCTACATGGGCAAGCGAAATAGAGAAAGCACCTGTTTCTATTACAAAACGTCATTTTCCAACTATGCTTCATCTTGGAGATATTACAAAAATAGATGGTGGAGAGATACCACCTGTTCATATTATTACATTGAGTTAA
- a CDS encoding MFS transporter: MIKYILLSGIYRFFCGAIILAINWNLAIGDNSNFISLAIAVLFSFIPAIFVPVLFRQLFNRYQGPFLTSVSLIGVVISCILLSSFYTSNTLLIIINFLIWIFFFMMETTWETWFVDLSKNYSEKAVSKYSSISMTVNQVALMSGPLAAPFIIDNLSYELFFYLMALTFFSVSVMSYFQKVPNNGNKVTNIEGDTKKINLYLFFSLVLVWPTLGSINFMLPVYVTINNGNMLNVGILDACISIGMALIGIVFSTLKVNDLRIRTVLSFTSILAGFTTWWFSGYSIVGNAIGILLLGFGFGGLRIMIRYVLARNYTPQDVAKLVSRANALSLPVLGIVLASVMISIRHTWTAPFILSIIMCMFLTLGLMFEQKRKEQNQYQESNLAK; encoded by the coding sequence ATGATTAAATATATTTTGTTATCCGGTATATATAGATTCTTTTGCGGCGCAATAATCTTAGCAATTAACTGGAATTTAGCTATCGGGGACAATAGCAACTTTATATCATTAGCTATAGCTGTTCTTTTTTCATTTATTCCAGCAATATTTGTTCCGGTATTATTTAGACAATTGTTTAATAGATATCAAGGGCCGTTTCTAACATCAGTATCATTAATTGGTGTAGTAATTAGTTGTATTTTATTGAGTAGTTTTTACACATCAAATACTCTACTAATTATTATCAATTTCCTAATATGGATTTTCTTTTTTATGATGGAAACAACTTGGGAGACATGGTTTGTTGATTTGTCAAAAAATTATTCAGAAAAAGCCGTTTCTAAATATAGTTCGATATCCATGACCGTTAATCAAGTCGCCTTGATGTCTGGGCCATTAGCTGCGCCATTTATAATTGATAATTTATCTTATGAATTATTTTTTTACTTGATGGCTTTAACATTCTTCTCAGTCTCAGTTATGTCATATTTCCAAAAGGTACCAAACAATGGGAATAAGGTTACTAATATTGAGGGTGATACTAAAAAAATAAACTTATATTTATTTTTTTCATTAGTTCTGGTATGGCCAACCCTGGGAAGCATTAACTTTATGTTACCAGTATATGTGACAATTAATAACGGTAATATGTTAAATGTTGGAATATTAGATGCATGTATTAGTATTGGTATGGCACTAATCGGTATTGTTTTCTCCACACTAAAAGTGAATGACCTACGAATAAGAACGGTACTATCATTTACATCTATTTTAGCTGGATTTACTACATGGTGGTTCAGTGGATATTCAATAGTTGGTAACGCCATTGGTATTTTATTACTAGGATTCGGTTTCGGTGGATTAAGAATCATGATAAGGTATGTATTGGCAAGAAATTATACCCCTCAAGATGTAGCAAAATTAGTATCGAGGGCTAACGCTCTATCATTACCGGTATTAGGGATTGTATTAGCATCTGTCATGATTTCTATAAGACATACTTGGACGGCACCTTTTATTCTATCAATAATTATGTGTATGTTTCTGACATTAGGCTTAATGTTTGAGCAGAAAAGAAAAGAGCAGAATCAATATCAGGAATCAAACTTAGCGAAATAA
- a CDS encoding ATP-grasp domain-containing protein: MVYKNYVLLLGADQYLRERALAGIRELTQYPIWTASVEAKYKKNRYFDYNLEADPQDEISLLEAIERQKLKGWSPKAIIPLNDWTLKVAHKLNKKLGLTNMPEKVIELSRNKDIMKNAFLENGLPTAPFRLINNEKELLLASEEVGYPAIIKPFDFGGSGGVYLANNISEAIECLKKSKKVVSKYANDFGIDGSSFIFEKYIKSEEEISIEVVCYDGEYKVLAVTEKYLTPEPRFAEIGHLVPSHRTEDENLKEIACKACGSLGITMGLAHVEVKIQNNKPWIIEVGARPAGDGIMDLIERVFDINPYKLHAASYLNINPFEFFSTSLEPNGTAAIAFLKAEPGVISNIKQPINLPEEVESLWIHAQIGNYSEEAKCWKDREGVIELFWDQTFDYKPTKPLLISEYLSSEIFTVKEVVKYHD; the protein is encoded by the coding sequence ATGGTATATAAAAATTATGTTTTACTTTTAGGTGCTGATCAATATTTAAGAGAAAGAGCTTTAGCAGGCATAAGGGAATTAACTCAATATCCCATTTGGACCGCTTCAGTAGAAGCAAAATACAAAAAAAATAGATATTTTGATTATAACTTGGAAGCTGATCCACAAGATGAAATAAGTTTATTAGAAGCGATTGAAAGACAAAAATTAAAAGGATGGTCACCTAAAGCAATAATACCTTTAAACGATTGGACGCTTAAAGTAGCACATAAGCTAAACAAGAAATTAGGTCTTACTAACATGCCTGAAAAAGTAATAGAATTATCTAGAAATAAAGATATAATGAAAAATGCATTTTTAGAAAACGGTCTTCCGACAGCCCCGTTCAGATTAATAAATAACGAAAAAGAGTTACTCCTAGCATCTGAAGAGGTAGGTTATCCAGCAATAATTAAGCCTTTTGATTTTGGGGGTAGTGGTGGTGTATATCTTGCTAACAATATCTCAGAAGCAATTGAGTGTTTAAAGAAGTCGAAGAAAGTAGTAAGTAAATACGCAAATGACTTTGGGATAGATGGTAGTAGTTTTATATTTGAGAAGTACATTAAAAGTGAAGAAGAGATTTCAATAGAAGTTGTTTGTTATGACGGGGAATATAAAGTATTAGCTGTCACTGAAAAATATCTAACACCCGAGCCCAGATTTGCCGAAATAGGACACTTAGTACCAAGCCATAGGACAGAGGATGAAAATTTAAAAGAAATTGCTTGTAAAGCTTGCGGTTCATTAGGAATTACAATGGGGTTAGCGCACGTAGAAGTAAAAATACAAAATAATAAACCATGGATTATTGAAGTAGGGGCTAGACCAGCTGGGGATGGAATAATGGACTTAATAGAAAGAGTGTTTGATATTAATCCTTACAAATTACATGCTGCGTCTTATTTGAATATTAACCCTTTTGAATTTTTTTCAACATCTCTAGAACCAAATGGGACAGCAGCAATAGCTTTCTTAAAAGCAGAACCAGGAGTTATTAGTAATATTAAGCAACCAATTAACCTTCCTGAAGAAGTAGAGTCGTTATGGATCCATGCACAAATTGGTAATTATTCAGAAGAAGCCAAATGCTGGAAAGATAGAGAAGGTGTTATCGAATTATTTTGGGATCAAACTTTTGACTACAAACCAACTAAACCTTTACTTATATCAGAATATTTATCATCAGAAATATTTACGGTCAAGGAAGTTGTAAAATATCATGATTAA
- a CDS encoding bifunctional transcriptional activator/DNA repair enzyme AdaA has product MDNYPIQNIPPEYWTAISNNDSSFDNQFYYGVKTTKIFCRPSCKSRVPNKDNVFIFENAQAALQIGFRPCKRCKPDNILLPNEQWIELICEWIERNYHENISLNILADTFHSSPFHLQRTFNKIKGESPLNYLQRIRVNNAAKKLQETDQSIQFISSSVGFPNNSYFSTVFKKHYNLTPNNYRKKFKT; this is encoded by the coding sequence ATGGATAACTACCCAATCCAAAATATCCCTCCCGAATATTGGACTGCAATTTCAAATAACGATAGTAGCTTCGATAATCAATTTTACTACGGGGTTAAAACAACCAAGATTTTCTGTAGACCTTCATGTAAATCTAGGGTCCCTAATAAAGACAATGTATTTATATTCGAAAATGCACAAGCTGCTTTACAAATTGGATTCAGGCCATGTAAAAGGTGCAAACCAGATAATATTTTATTACCGAATGAACAATGGATTGAATTGATATGTGAATGGATAGAAAGAAATTATCATGAAAATATTTCTTTAAATATATTGGCGGATACTTTCCATTCGAGTCCTTTTCATCTACAAAGAACTTTTAATAAAATAAAAGGGGAAAGCCCTTTGAATTATCTCCAACGAATTAGGGTAAATAATGCTGCAAAAAAATTACAAGAAACTGATCAATCAATACAATTTATATCTTCTTCCGTAGGGTTTCCAAATAACTCTTATTTCAGTACAGTTTTTAAGAAACATTACAATTTAACTCCAAATAATTACCGGAAAAAATTCAAAACCTAA